The following are encoded in a window of Bacillus sp. SORGH_AS_0510 genomic DNA:
- a CDS encoding YbdD/YjiX family protein, which produces MLKKLRDVFSYRKQFLSLLVGVPSYEKYVEHMRVHHPEDPIKSRKEFFCEAQEARYNGKGGKVSRCC; this is translated from the coding sequence ATGCTTAAAAAACTGAGAGACGTTTTTTCATATCGGAAACAATTTTTATCCCTGCTGGTTGGTGTCCCAAGCTATGAAAAATACGTGGAACACATGAGGGTCCATCATCCAGAGGATCCGATTAAATCGCGGAAGGAATTCTTTTGTGAGGCACAGGAAGCCCGGTATAATGGTAAGGGCGGAAAAGTGTCGCGGTGTTGTTAG
- a CDS encoding DinB family protein, whose protein sequence is MNSLELFLLDYKECRRRFLITAAAFPDDLLTWKPDKAALTVGEIIRHVLLHDLSWLKILKDHRLPTEEELRHLSTSPYTNLQDEVDRASVFHEEFINYVSSLNVNDLGTTMIDWPHKPIRRSLGDTLERKSYHDAVHTGQLLQYLRMLHIERPMIWD, encoded by the coding sequence ATGAATTCACTTGAATTATTTTTATTAGACTATAAGGAATGTAGACGCAGATTTTTAATCACTGCAGCTGCTTTTCCAGATGATTTACTGACATGGAAACCCGATAAGGCTGCCCTAACAGTTGGAGAAATCATTCGTCATGTATTACTACATGATTTAAGTTGGTTAAAGATTTTAAAGGATCATAGATTACCAACCGAAGAAGAACTTAGACATTTGTCGACATCTCCATATACTAATCTTCAAGATGAGGTAGACAGGGCCTCTGTCTTTCATGAGGAATTTATTAATTATGTATCTTCATTGAATGTTAATGACCTTGGCACAACAATGATTGATTGGCCACATAAGCCCATAAGGAGGTCACTTGGGGATACATTAGAGCGAAAATCTTATCATGATGCAGTACACACTGGGCAACTCTTGCAATATTTACGAATGTTACATATAGAGCGACCGATGATTTGGGATTGA
- a CDS encoding helix-turn-helix domain-containing protein, translated as MNFDPIVSEVATLISEKSRSTMLLTLLDGRKYTVSELATASKITPQTASFHLAKMVEKGIVKSEKFGRHKYLSLSNAEVANVLESLLCLTPERKPNSFREVSRNKEIHLARTCYDHLAGKLGVGVTHSLLNLNLIADTGEKDFELTAQGEEFFTNMGIDIKQSRKKRRSFSCKCLDWSERRYHLAGSLGNSILQFTLENNWVERIPSTRALKITNKGMEGFREAFGFNPHLLMENR; from the coding sequence ATGAATTTTGATCCGATCGTTTCAGAGGTTGCAACATTAATTAGTGAGAAATCACGATCGACCATGTTATTAACTTTATTGGACGGAAGAAAGTATACTGTTTCGGAGCTGGCAACTGCCTCAAAAATAACACCGCAAACTGCAAGCTTCCATTTGGCAAAAATGGTGGAGAAAGGAATTGTAAAGTCTGAAAAATTTGGAAGGCATAAATACCTCTCACTTTCCAATGCAGAAGTAGCCAATGTATTGGAATCCTTACTTTGTTTAACACCGGAACGAAAACCGAATTCGTTTAGAGAAGTTTCACGAAATAAAGAGATTCACTTAGCGAGGACTTGTTATGATCATCTTGCTGGTAAATTAGGGGTAGGGGTTACACATTCATTATTAAACCTTAACTTGATTGCTGATACGGGTGAGAAGGATTTTGAATTGACTGCACAAGGGGAAGAGTTCTTTACAAATATGGGAATTGATATTAAACAAAGTAGAAAAAAGAGACGTTCCTTTTCATGTAAATGTCTGGACTGGAGTGAAAGGAGATATCATCTGGCCGGCTCACTTGGAAATTCCATTCTACAATTCACACTTGAAAATAATTGGGTTGAACGTATCCCTTCAACACGGGCACTTAAGATAACAAATAAAGGGATGGAGGGATTCAGGGAGGCTTTTGGGTTTAACCCTCATTTACTAATGGAGAATAGGTGA
- a CDS encoding general stress protein: MYEHEKHLVGVYETEQEAIKAVEDLKRQGYATEDISVIGANNDTVNEINDATGTKTEDDLLAGAATGGAIGGLVGLLAGVGALAIPGIGPFVAAGPIAATLSGAALGAGVGGLAGALVGMGFEEDDADRYEGYVKEGKILVLVDRRETRVGDEHFDTLEDDRLSGRTMNTNEPTNAVLTSGNPNDPRLR; the protein is encoded by the coding sequence ATGTATGAACATGAGAAGCACTTGGTAGGAGTTTATGAGACTGAGCAAGAAGCTATAAAGGCAGTAGAAGATTTAAAAAGACAGGGGTATGCTACAGAAGATATTTCTGTTATTGGAGCGAATAATGACACCGTAAACGAAATTAATGACGCGACTGGCACAAAAACGGAAGATGACCTACTTGCAGGTGCAGCAACAGGTGGTGCCATTGGCGGACTTGTTGGATTATTAGCAGGAGTTGGGGCACTTGCCATACCAGGTATTGGTCCTTTCGTAGCAGCAGGACCAATTGCCGCAACTTTATCTGGTGCAGCTCTCGGTGCTGGTGTAGGTGGGCTGGCAGGAGCATTAGTAGGTATGGGCTTCGAGGAAGATGATGCGGACCGTTATGAAGGTTATGTTAAAGAAGGGAAAATCCTAGTTCTGGTTGATCGACGTGAAACCCGCGTAGGAGATGAGCATTTTGATACTTTAGAGGATGATCGCCTTTCAGGTAGAACAATGAATACGAATGAACCAACAAATGCAGTACTTACTTCCGGCAATCCTAATGATCCTCGTTTAAGATAA
- a CDS encoding carbon starvation CstA family protein, whose protein sequence is MKALKSIIIWGMVSALGAAGFAVMALSNGESINAIWLVTAAICVYAVAYRFYSKFMARKVFELDDQRKTPAEINNDGKDYVPTNKWVLFGHHFAAIAGAGPLVGPILAAQMGYLPGTIWIVVGVVLAGAVQDFIILFGSMRRNGKSLGEMIKEEIGPITGLISMIGILGIMIILLAVLALVVVKALTGSPWGMFTIAATIPIAILMGFYMRYIRPGRVGEASLIGVVLLLLSIYGGQYVSQHADLAKMFTFSGETIAIMMIIYGFIASVLPVWMLLAPRDYLSTFLKIGTIVGLALGIIIVAPDLQMPSMTTFVDGTGPVFAGNLFPFLFITIACGSVSGFHALVSSGTTPKMIERESHAQPIGYGAMLTESFVAVMAMIAACVLTPGIYFAINSPPAVIGTDAVQAAQTVSSWGYTITPDDLTKLASDVGEQTVLSRTGGAPTLAIGMAFIFSKVIGGKTLMAFWYHFAILFEALFILTTIDAGTRVGRFMIQDIIGAAYKPFAKTEALIPNIIATTLCVFGWGYFLYQGVIDPLGGINTLWPLFGIANQMLAAIALLLGTTVLFKMGKRAYVWVTLVPTTWILIVTMAAGWQKLFHENPKIGFLAHSKVFKEALDSGKVLAPAANKEQMQQVLLNDYIDAALCGFFMVVVIAVLISSFRIWIKVLKNHKMDLHESPYVPRGDGDIKHYA, encoded by the coding sequence ATGAAAGCATTAAAATCTATCATTATTTGGGGAATGGTTTCTGCGCTCGGTGCTGCCGGCTTTGCTGTCATGGCTCTGAGCAACGGTGAAAGCATTAACGCAATCTGGCTCGTAACCGCCGCTATCTGTGTATATGCAGTTGCCTATCGTTTCTACAGCAAATTTATGGCACGGAAGGTCTTCGAGCTGGATGATCAGCGAAAAACCCCGGCAGAAATTAATAATGACGGAAAGGACTATGTTCCGACGAACAAATGGGTGCTATTCGGACACCACTTTGCAGCCATTGCTGGGGCAGGACCGTTGGTTGGACCTATTTTGGCTGCACAAATGGGGTATCTTCCTGGGACCATTTGGATTGTGGTCGGTGTTGTACTGGCAGGTGCTGTTCAAGATTTTATCATTTTATTTGGATCCATGCGCAGGAATGGGAAATCGTTGGGTGAGATGATAAAAGAAGAAATCGGGCCTATCACTGGTTTGATTTCAATGATTGGTATTTTAGGTATTATGATAATTTTATTGGCCGTTTTAGCACTAGTTGTGGTGAAAGCGCTTACCGGAAGCCCGTGGGGAATGTTTACGATTGCGGCAACGATCCCTATTGCTATCTTGATGGGATTTTATATGCGATATATCCGTCCTGGTCGCGTGGGTGAGGCCTCGCTGATTGGGGTAGTTCTTCTCCTCCTATCTATTTATGGAGGACAATACGTTTCTCAGCATGCCGACCTTGCAAAGATGTTTACTTTTTCAGGTGAAACCATTGCAATTATGATGATTATTTATGGGTTCATTGCTTCTGTCCTACCCGTTTGGATGCTTCTTGCACCTCGTGATTATTTGAGTACATTTTTAAAAATCGGTACCATTGTAGGTCTCGCTTTAGGAATTATAATTGTTGCTCCTGATTTACAGATGCCTAGTATGACAACGTTTGTTGATGGTACAGGCCCTGTATTTGCAGGGAATCTATTTCCTTTCCTATTTATCACGATAGCGTGTGGATCCGTTTCAGGATTCCATGCTCTTGTCTCTTCAGGTACTACACCAAAAATGATTGAACGCGAATCACATGCACAACCAATCGGCTATGGTGCCATGTTGACAGAATCATTCGTTGCCGTAATGGCCATGATTGCTGCCTGTGTGCTGACTCCAGGTATTTATTTTGCCATTAACAGCCCTCCAGCTGTCATTGGTACGGATGCGGTACAGGCTGCCCAAACCGTATCAAGTTGGGGCTACACCATTACACCTGACGATTTAACCAAACTAGCCAGTGATGTCGGTGAGCAAACCGTTCTTTCACGAACAGGCGGTGCACCTACTCTTGCAATCGGAATGGCGTTTATTTTTTCAAAAGTGATTGGCGGTAAGACACTTATGGCCTTCTGGTACCATTTCGCCATTTTATTTGAAGCTCTTTTTATTCTGACAACCATTGACGCCGGAACACGTGTTGGTCGCTTTATGATTCAGGATATTATTGGAGCTGCCTATAAGCCATTTGCAAAAACAGAAGCGCTGATTCCAAATATTATCGCAACTACATTATGTGTTTTTGGCTGGGGCTATTTTCTGTATCAGGGGGTTATTGACCCTCTCGGTGGGATCAATACGTTATGGCCGTTATTTGGAATTGCCAATCAAATGCTTGCTGCGATCGCCCTTCTCTTAGGTACTACGGTACTTTTCAAAATGGGAAAAAGAGCGTATGTATGGGTCACCTTGGTTCCAACCACTTGGATATTAATTGTGACGATGGCTGCTGGATGGCAAAAATTATTCCATGAGAATCCAAAAATCGGCTTCTTGGCTCATTCTAAGGTTTTCAAGGAAGCTTTAGATAGTGGGAAAGTATTGGCACCTGCTGCAAATAAAGAACAAATGCAGCAAGTCTTGCTCAATGACTATATCGATGCTGCTCTTTGTGGATTTTTCATGGTTGTGGTAATAGCTGTATTAATCTCTTCCTTCCGAATTTGGATTAAGGTTTTGAAAAATCATAAAATGGATTTACATGAGTCTCCGTATGTTCCTCGGGGTGATGGAGATATCAAACACTATGCTTAA